The genomic stretch CACCCTAGCATGCATCAGCTTGCACACAGATGATGCCCAATTAATGTCTTTAAAAATGATGACCAAAACTATACATCAACCCTGTTTTCTGTAAAATAGTTTGTAAATCATTCCTTCTAAAGCCCTTATTTTCCATTGCATTATCACTAGCATATAAATATGGCTATTAGAGTACAGACTGTGTTTCTAGGCAAAAAGGTTAACATGTTGGCATAGGATAATACAGCATTAAGCTAATTCATGTTTTACAAGTAGGGAAATTTTTTATGATGGAGAAATAAAAGCACTAACATTTACATACTTGGTTCTGAAATGGCTCAGGAGTTCGAAGTTGTGACTGTGTACTTGCATTCCTGGCCAAATATCCATGCCTGTAACATaatacaaaaaaacattttgccTAACTCATGTATCACAAAATATTTCTCAAGGTTAATGTTTAAGTTCAAAGGAGACATGGTGCAACTCTTTTACAATATATTGTTTTACAAGTGTAACATGTAGCACTACTTAGgctagaaatcacatttttatcacATAACTATCTTACAAGACAGTCCAACCAATCATTTGATCggtaattgttaaaaaaataaaagagaaacgTTAGATATTATAATTCTATCAAATATTCATCCAACAATACTGACGTGATCCATTTGAGCGAtattaaataaatgttaaataGAATGATAATATTTGGCAttaccaaaataaaatccaaaagttaattaaaattGTCAGGTTAATATTGTTGAAtagttataagataaaaataaaaaataaaaataaatataccagtaacattaaaaaaaagcaaataaaagtaaaaataaagataCCTGGAAACTCAGCAATTCTTGGCTCGGTGTGGTGACCGTTACACACCGCCACGGCCTCAAACACTTCCTCCTCCATCCCTGACTCACTTCCCCGAGTCCTCGACTCAACCACCCATTCGTGACTCACTTCATTGGCTCGTTCAACCCGGACCACCTCGCACCCGAACCGTATCAACTCAACCAACCCGAAATCCCAGGCAAAATCTTCAAGGTACCGAAGCACCTCCTCGCGACCGGGAAACTCTCTCGGATCCCCACCCTCTTTCAGCGAAAATGGGTAATCCAAGAAGCCCATGAGCCGCCTCGGAAGGTTGACCCGGAGCGAGCGGTACAAGCTGCTATGGACAATCTGGCGAGCCGGGTCTAGACCCAAAGGGTCGGTTTCGACGCCTGGGTCATAGACCCAAGTGCCACCAAGGCTAATGCTTTCTCGAAGACAATGACCCGGTGGCCTTCTCTTTTGAGCTCACGTGCGGTGAGTAGGCCAGCCATGCCGGCTCCGATCACTGCCACTTTTAAGGATTGCTCATACATTGCTAAACAATTGCATTTGCGCCCGGTTGGTTTGGTTTTGATATGTTGTTAGAGGGAACCATTTAATTGGTTCAATTGCAGACAGCGATAATAAAGAAAGGATACATGATATTATTAACAAAACACTAATATTATTGCCATATACGATTGAATTGGAATCATGTGATcctgaaaatttgtttttatttttaataaagtgtTATATAACTATATgattaaattagtttttgtaaaaaaacaaacaagagaGAAAGGATCGATGAACATGACGAGTTTTTTCAGCAACGTTTCTCTCCTTATCATCATCTAATGTGGCAATCATCGATCCTGCCATTGAAATGGCAAGATCATGCATGaggtcatgcattttgcattcatatacattaccaaactcATCCATTTTAGCTTATTGAAAGAATGATCTTCTAAGTAAATCCGTAAAATACTCATGACCAACATCTTCCAAACATGGGTTCTGATCCAATGACTTGACAAACCCTTGTACTATCCAAAGCTGAATCATAGTTGATTTACGAAACCCATAATCTTTTGGATACAAACTACAATAAGCGAAGCAGTGCTTTAAATGTGAAGGAAGATGATCATAACTCAGCTTCAGAGTTGGTATGATGTCATTTTCATTCNNNNNNNNNNNNNNNNNNNNNNNNNNNNNNNNNNNNNNNNNNNNNNNNNNNNNNNNNNNNNNNNNNNNNNNNNNNNNNNNNNNNNNNNNNNNNNNNNNNNAAAATTAGTCAATCTCAGGCATCTTGAGATAGAAAGATGTGATAAGTTGGCTTATATGCCACGTGGGTTGGGGCAACTGACTAATCTTCAGACTTTATCAACATTTGTGGTCCACAAGGATCCTCTCTCTAGGCATAGCAGTGAGTTAAAAGAACTAAACGGACTAAATAACCTGAGAGGACACTTAGAAATTAAAAATCTGAGACACGGGAAAGATGCTACGTCAGAATGTAAGGCTGCAAATTTAAAGGAGAAACAACATCTTGATGCTTTGGATTTACGGTGGAGTTTCAAATTAGGAGGTGTCATTGCTTCGGAcgatattgttgatgatgaagtGTTATTGGAAGTCCTCCAACCGCACCTAAATCTGAAACAACTTCGTTTAGAAGGCAATTACGGTTCAAGGCTTCCGATTTGGCTTTTGTCACTCACAAATCTTGTTAGATTTCAGTTAGAGCGGTGTAAGAATTGCCAGTATCTGCCACCATTGAATCAACTTCCTTCTCTCAAAGTTCTTTGTCTTCTCAGAATGGATGCTCTGGAGTACATATCATTAGGCAGTGGTGATAGCAAtgagttttcttcctttttctcctctcttgaGGAAATCAACCTCCAATTTTGCCCTAATCTCAAGGGGTGGTTGAGGAGGAGGGATTCTTCTGTGGAGGTCAATAGTGATAGTCataattttgttgaaataaCGGAGCATCCTTTACTCCCTTCCTTTCCTCGTCTTTCAAAATTAGACATTTTTCGTTGCCCTTTGTTGACCTCCATGCCAATGTTTCCACATcttgaagaatatttttatattgaaaattCTAGCTCAAAGCCACTGCAACAgacaatgatgatgaatatggCAACACCGCAAAGTCCAACGTCAACAGCAACAGCCTCCTCTTCATCCACTCCTCTCTCAAAATTGAAGTCTATACAACTGACTAGCATTGAGGATCTAGAAACTCTGCCAGAAGATTGGTCAAAAAACCTCACTTCTCTCGAATCTTTAAAGATATTTAGCTGCAATAGGTTAAGTTCTCTTTCCCCAGGTATACAACATCTCACTGCCCTGCAAAACCTGGTCCTTTATAATTGTCGTGTGCTTGAGCCTGTCAATGATGAGGATGGGATGCAGTGGCAAGGCCTTAAGAGCCTCCTCTCTTTGAATATTCAAAATCTTCCGAAATTGGTGTCTCTTCCGTTGGGGCTTCAACATGCAACCACTCTACAAAGCCTCGAGATTTCAAATTGTGAAAACTTGACGGCTATACCAGAGTGGATCCACAACTGCACATCACTTCAAAAGCTTGTAATTAAGGGATGCGCCAATTTGACATCACTGCCCGAAGGAATGCGTAGCCTAACGTATTTGCAGACGCTGAAAATTGAGGAGTGTCCCATCTTACTGCAAAGATGTGAGAGAGAAGCGGGTGAGGATTGGGCCAAGATTGCTCACATTCCAGAGTTAAAATTAACGTATCCAGAGTCAGGTATATACTCATCATTTTATCTTAATCCTTCCTGTAAATTGAAGTACCCACCTTCCTTCTTCTCCatcattttgttcatttttccCTCTCAGTATTTCTTGGTTGTTAAATTTCAGATGCAGAAGTAGCAGAACCAGCTAAAGAACAGAAGAAACAGAGGATTTGGAGTATATTCAAAAAATCTAGGGCGCTGAATGCATGATTCTTCACATATCAGGAGAAACAATTAGCCTCTATTCTTGCTCTTCCCACCAATTCACTGCTGTCATATCGAGCTAAAGGCAGTAAATCAAGTCACGGATCATCAAGATCTTTGCCCAGCCCTACACCATGGTGTGACGATTGGGCGTTGTTTGGTGGGACGAAGCCCAGATTGGTCTCTACACGGGATTggtacccatttttttttcttcttctctttcctgtTGTTtggatttctttgatttttttttttttttttatttatattttttatgctcTCGTTCTTCTGCATTTGTGAGTGAAGAAAACTACATGTAGGCCCAACAAATAATCTTAGTGCCTGatagaaaacaataaataatatattaacttttcctttttgttataatagaaaaacaataaatgcTTGAGCAAACACACAAACAATTAGGACTTCTTGTGATTTGGAACTTGAAACTGGCTAACTCTGAGTCGCTGACTTCTCAATTCTATTCTACACTAACAATTACAACTTATTTGCTTGTGTGTATTGGTAGCTTTTCCTCGTACTGAAACTAAGATAATAGGGCCTGCATCTATGTACTACTAGCTCTGTTTTTTCACTCTCTTTGAGTTGATTTGGTAGCCTCGAAAGATTATAAATTTTGATCAGattctaaattgttgagattatGCAAATTTTTCCATCCACAATCAAGTATACAAGTTTATTGATGCTTCATCAAAATTATGGAGAGCATTTAAGTTGATTTCAGTATCCATTGAGCCACAACATGTTCTTGGCTAgcaatttgaattaaaaagttTTCATAGTGGAATTATCTTACGGTTGtgatttctctttatttaacaTGTTAGGCATAGAGGCATTGTCAACACCAAGTCTTGTTAACCTTGAActtgtttgaatgaaaataaaactttcttATCAGTGATTGTGACTTTCTTTGGCTGAGTGTTAATTCAATCCTTTTAACATGGTTGTTTGAGCTTTGAGTTTTTCTTCCATTCATGATATTGCAAATTTCTTATCATGCTGGTCAATGCTGTATGAGATCCTTCTTCTTAGAAATGGAGAGTTGTAGTACCAATATTAACATTATGGCCATACAGGGAAAAAGTAGAAGAAGCATGTTAAAGCATACCACAACAAAAGCGGCAACATGAAGCCAAACATTGTTCCTAATTGCATTTGATAAGAGAGCCACATGATCTCCTTTGAAGTGGATACCAACATCAACTAGACTTGCAAGCTTCTGAATCTCAGGTTTTTTTCAATCTCTCATCCGAGTCTTTTTGGTTTGATTGCTCTGCTTTATGGGTTGAATCTTGGTTTGATTGTTCTGCTTTATGGGTTGAATCTGGGTCTGAATCTCAGGTTTTGTTGATTTGGGATTGTCATGCTTTTGGGGTTTTGGTTTCAATCTCAGGTTTTGGTTGATCTGGAGAGTGAGCTAGTTTTCGTGGGTCTTCCTTGGGTCCGTGATGGGATTGGAGGGAAAGATGCACTCTCTTGACTCGGAGGGAGTTAAGTTTAGGCTAGAGCTTTATGGGGTCTTCTTTGAGCTAGTGGTTCAATTTAGGCTTTGGGTGGGATTGAATAGTGGTTCAGAGAAAGTGTGAGAGTGCGGTAACATGTCTGTTGTCACTCCTTGAGTCAACCACTTGAGTCAAACCCTTGTCACGGCTATACCAAAGTGGATCCACAACTGCACATCACTTCAAGAGCTTGTAATTAATGGATGCGCCAATTTGACATCACTGCCCAAAGGAATCCATAGCTTAATGTCTTTGCAGAGGCTGAAAATTGAGAAGTGTCCCATCTTATTGCAAAGATGCGAGAGAGAAGTAGGTGAGGATTGGGCCAAGATTGCTCACATTCGAAACTTAGAATTAAACTATCCAGATTCCGGTATATACTCATCATTTTATCTTAATCCTTCGTGTAAATTGAAGTACACACCTTCTccatcattttcttcatttttctctctcagtATTTCTTGGTTGTTAAATTTCAGATGCAGAAGTAGAAGAACCAGCTAAAGAAAAAGAGGATTTGGAGCATATTCAAAAAATCTAGGGCGTTGAATTCATGATTCCTCTATTGCGTGATGTCAAACAAAAGACAGTAAAGTCAAGTCACCCATCAAGATCCTTGCCCACCCCTACACCAAGGTGTGCGAGCTGTACTGGGCAGGAGGATTGAGCGCTGATTGTTGGGATGAAGCCAGATTGGCATCTACATGGGAATTGGTATccacctttattttattttatttttgtttcttctgcTGCTTGGTTTTCTTCGATTTTGGCTTATTTTGTCTCGTTTTCAGCATTTGTGAGTGAAGAAAAGTGGGAATTgcgtgttgttgttgttgttaatgGTGGAGTATTGCCAAATGAAAGAGGCATACGAGAGCTAGAGCAAGATCAGCTTCTGCTTGATCTTCACCGCCACAGAGGTTGTGCAAATGAATTTGGAGGAATTAATGCTTCGATTCAATTCAGAAGTTTGAtgtttttagaaagaaaaaaaatagaagtaaaaatatttcttcTAAAAGTAGAACTAGAAAAAGATGCGGTGGTAATTTATTTGGTAAGTGGATTTGGAAGTCGATGCATAGAAGGATTCTTTGAGTTGAGTTTTGGTTAGAGTGAAATATATAAAGTTGCCAGGGAAGCAATGAAGTCACCTCAAACAATTAAACTAGGCAGAATTTGGAGGAATTAAGCGTCGAAATCACTACATAATTCTGCAGTCTTGGGTACGTTAATAATACATTGTCATGATGTAATTCTCGTCGAATCTAGATTGATCACATTCAAGTTTTTGATGTTCATGATATTTCAATAACTACAAAGTCTTTGATGTGGGTTTTTCTTTATATGAGTACAGGGCGAGTACTCTGAATGAGTGACCGTGAATCTTGCAAACTCCGATCCTTTTGAGGATGATTGGGTTGCAGTTTTTTCTCCTGCAAACTTCATGTAATCTACATCTCTAGCTTTATCAGTTTGTACAGTCTAGCTAGCTAGTCATTTTCCCATTCACAAATAAGATTGAATAGTATTTGCAACTTAGCCAATGCCTTTTCAAGAACAGAGTAATCTTTTTAACCAAATAATGGAGATTGTAGTTGTGGGACTAAAATTTCCTCTGTTAATGCATAAATTGAAGGGGTATTTTTGCTTTGAATTGGCAGCTCATCAACCTGTCTACCAGTGAATAAATTGTAggatttatctttgttttcctatgtctctgtctctctctcccatGGTCCTTTACTTTCATCCAAAGTACCAAATTCGAAATCTTAAAAGCAATTATACTTGCAGTTGTGATTTGATATCAAGGAGATAGCAAGGAACTTCTACAAAATGTGTCATCTTTGCTGAAATTGGGGGGgtcatttttttggtattacTCCTGACTGATGTTTAATATAGTATGAAATAGAGGTTGTTGAATACTTGTTATTTgggagttatttgttaattacaTTGGGATTTACTTTGTATACGTGTTTGGATGTATTTATTGAAactaattcaaatatttgatttagcTAGTGCTTTCAGCTGtttatttacaatttgataattTACTTAATTGTTTGTGTATTTTGGTAGCTTTTCTTGGTACTTAAACTAAGATAATGGGGTCTGTAACCATGCactactctttctttctttcacactcTTTCAGTTGATTTGGTAACCTGGAAAGATTATGAACTTTGATCAAattctaaattgttgagattacTGAGATTCATCCATCCACAATCAAGTATATTGGGGATACTCTTATTTTCATATTGCATTCATcttatgttataaattataaatctcTGATTCTCAAGCATTGACAATTTCCATTAATGATTTATGTTCTATTTGAGATAGAACTTTCACAAGTTAGAATTTGTGGTAGATTGGAAGTAAAACTTCATATTCTTGTCTTAAATTATGGTCTTATTTAATATTCTAAATTCCGTTGCAGAGTTAAATCATAGATTAAATTTTTACCCGCGATTCATGGGGATCAAAATTGATTTCTGCATATTAACAATAGAAATTGTTCTTACTTGCATTTTTGCTATATATGTTTGCAGGTCAACGATGACTTTTCTGCTATGGAAAATTCATCACCCTGAAACGTTTAGCTGGTGGCTCCAAAAGAGTTTGGGTTCCTTATTTTCCAGGTGCACAGGTAAAGCTGAAAAAATATGTTTAGCTACAACCTGTTAGTTCAAGATAGGAAATGTCTTAGTAAGACTTGTTATAAGATTATTTAGATGATAAAGTAATGCCTCTTTTAATTATGTAAAGAATGTTTTGCTGGATTTCGGTTTCTTACCGATgatcttgtttttttcttacaGTCATATGATGATGATAAGAAGCAAAGGAGACTCGAGAGATGGCAGGGCAATGTTGTTGTGAACTGATCACAAATGTTCTCTAGACTTCTATACATGGTTTGATCTCGTCTTTGTTATTGTTAGTTTTTGAATTGTCGAATTCAGTGATAAAATAGACTTGTTTACATTCCCGTCTACAGTTCATTCGGACGAGGTACAAATTCCAGATTCACAGAGACGTTCGTTTGCATTAGTGTTTGAAGCATGTCCGAACGAGACATCAATTCCCGATTCACTGAGACATGCTTCTGCAATGACGTCTGAATCTATTCTAAACGAGATGGTTTTCTAGACTTATAGAGATGCTCGTCTGCAAGTAGTTTGGACGCGCAGCATCAAGTTTCTTGATTTAGTTGTGATTAACCTAGTTGCATCCACACGAGAAAGGACCTCATCCAGACGCCAACTAAGTTATGCagttttattttcatagttTGTATTCTGTTAGACTAGGGACTCTTGTAGTTTATATATTGGAAACTACTAAGCACAAAATAGATGTAGATTCTACGTGAGAATAAGTGTGCTAAGAGAGCTAAAACTGATCATGAACAATGCACGAAGcctatcggagttccggtgaaggagatcaaataaaagaaacattttaGAAGTTCTGGGAGAATTACTGCGGTAGCGGACAAGTGTGTTACTTGTTTAGTACACGAAATTGTCATTTGCAAATGTTTTGTTAAGTGTTGAAATTGTgtaatttctcctttttttatcgtaaagtgatttcttgggtttgactGTCCGAGAgtagttttacttttgaagagttcttcaaaagGTTTTCACTTCGTAACTAAATATCTGTGTCTTATTGATTTACTacacttatatatatttggtaaatgCTTAAgtgattattaatttttaattttacatatcGTTGATAAACACCTATTTAACTCCCTATTAGGTGTAGATTGGGGTTGTActaatgtgtgtgtgtatatatatatatatatagtttccaGCTATGTTAGTTTCCCATGTATTCAAATGGTTGtaaattttgttcaaaattaTGCAAGGGATTAGGGCCTTGTAGAATCGCCTTCCCATTAAAAACAGGGAAATGCTATTGTGAAATCATGTTATATCTTTagcattgatatatatatatatatagtttccaGCTATGTTAGTTTCTCATGTATTCAAATGGTTGtaaattttgttcaaaattaTGCAAGGGATTGGGGCCTTGTAGAATCGCCTTCCCATTAAAAACAGGGAAACGCTATTGTGAAATCATGTTATATCTTTAGCATTGCTGACAACATAACAAGTACCAATGTTTAGAATCATGTCATTTTAATCCTCTTGTGAAATGCTTGAGGCTTGTCATCCATGGCCTCTCAATGGCTTCCAATGAAGGGCTCATAGAGTGTTACTCGAGATGGAAAACTAGAGTAATTTTTCACTCATCACTCCCAATCTCTTTGGATGCATCTCTTTGTGATACAAGAAATATTATAAATGGATGGTATTCATTTTGCAATTCTTGTCAGAACTATTATTATATGCATGCTTGCTTTGTTGCCTTGGCAAAATCATCTGCTGATATAAACTTGTTATTACACTCACTTTTTACCAACTGACCTGCTAATTTTACAGATCATAGAGGGCTAAGAATGATCAATACTCAAGATTGAGGAAATAGGCATCCCGTTCATCAACAAACCATTATCCTTTTTAGGAAAATGACCCTTCCATTCACAAGCAAATCTAATCAGAATTTGTAATCTTTCTAGGCCACCAAATGAACCGAAAGAGagtaagagaaagagagagtagtGAATATTTGCAGGCTCCATTATCTTAGCTTCAGTACCAAGAAAAGCTACCAATATACATTAATAATTAAGCAAATCACcaaatttcaaagaaatagCTGAAAGCACCAgctaaatcaaatatttgaacTAGTTTGATTTACTACATCCAAACAAGTAGCAAAGTAATTAAATCCCAGtgtaattaacaaataactctaAAAACAACAGCTCTTCAACAGCCTTTATATTTCATACCATGCTGTAGATGAGTCAGGAGTACTACTAAAAGATAACCCCCTGATTTCAGCAAAGATGATACTTTTTGTAGAGGTTTCCTTGCTATCTTCTCAGTTTCAAATCATAACTGCAAGTATAAATGCTCTTCAGATTTGGAATTTGATACTTTGAATGAAGGCAGAGGACCatgggagagagagacagagaggaaaacaaacataaaacctGCAAAAGCTAAGCAGCACAATAAATCATACTGATTGGTCTTCTGCTGTAAATGTATCTCTATATTTTCCTGCGAAAGCAATGTCACAAACAACATGGTTCTGAGTAAGATGAAATTAGGCTAAAAAGTAAACAATTAACTTGCCTCTTTATCTCTAGAGACAATATcggttgtaaaaaaaaagaggctTATGAACATGAATTAAAAGATACGTATAAAGGCTTTTGAAGCATATAGAAAAGCCATTGGAAAATGCCCAATGATGTTCAAAGTCATCAAAATAACTTAGCTCATTAGTAATCTCCAAGGCAACTGCAAGGTCAATTTAACTTCATTTATACTTGCAAAATCATCATTCAATACACTTCATTCACTAGCAATCTTGATTAAGATAATCTTCCAATTACTATATATTGGACAATAGTAATCTTCCAACTAGCAGATGTAGTATTCTGgcactacaagtctacaaccCAATAAATCATAGCAGTAGAGCTACCAAAACAAATACTAGCAATCTTGATTAAGATAAAATGATGAGTAATATACCTAAGCAATCGAAGATGCATGGATGTttgacttttctttttgctGAGGAGGATACCGCAAGTCTAACTCTGGGATGTGAGAAATCTTGGTCCAATCCTCACCCGTTTCTCTCTCGCATCTTTGTAGTAAGATGGGACACTTCTCAACTTTTAGCCTTCGCAAAGAAGTTAGCCTACCCATTCCTTCGGGCAGCGATGTCAAACTGGAGCATCCACCAATTTCAAGCACTTGAAGTGATGTGCAGTTGTGGATCCCCTCTGGTATGGCCGTCAAGTTTTCACAATTTGAAATCTCAAGCCTTTGCAGAGTGGTCAAGTGTTGAAGCCCCGACGGGAGAGACACTAATTTCGGAAGATGTGTAAACTCCAAAGAGAGGAGGCTCTTAAGGCCTTGCCATTGCATCCCATCCTCATCATTGGCTAGCTCAAGTTCATGACAATTACAAAGGTGCAGGTATTGAAGGGCAATGAGATGCTGTATACCT from Corylus avellana chromosome ca1, CavTom2PMs-1.0 encodes the following:
- the LOC132167718 gene encoding putative disease resistance protein RGA1, with amino-acid sequence MPRGLGQLTNLQTLSTFVVHKDPLSRHSSELKELNGLNNLRGHLEIKNLRHGKDATSECKAANLKEKQHLDALDLRWSFKLGGVIASDDIVDDEVLLEVLQPHLNLKQLRLEGNYGSRLPIWLLSLTNLVRFQLERCKNCQYLPPLNQLPSLKVLCLLRMDALEYISLGSGDSNEFSSFFSSLEEINLQFCPNLKGWLRRRDSSVEVNSDSHNFVEITEHPLLPSFPRLSKLDIFRCPLLTSMPMFPHLEEYFYIENSSSKPLQQTMMMNMATPQSPTSTATASSSSTPLSKLKSIQLTSIEDLETLPEDWSKNLTSLESLKIFSCNRLSSLSPGIQHLTALQNLVLYNCRVLEPVNDEDGMQWQGLKSLLSLNIQNLPKLVSLPLGLQHATTLQSLEISNCENLTAIPEWIHNCTSLQKLVIKGCANLTSLPEGMRSLTYLQTLKIEECPILLQRCEREAGEDWAKIAHIPELKLTYPESDAEVAEPAKEQKKQRIWSIFKKSRALNA